The DNA segment GGTGATAAACTTCACCCGGGCCTCTTGATCGATGAGACTACCCAGATCGACAAGACGCCCATTGACGTTCGCCCCGATCGTCTCCTTCTTGGCCGCCGGATCCACGACCTCCAGCACATCCAGCACGGTCACGCTGGGCGGGAAATCATATCGCCGTCCGTCGTCCAGGGTGACAACGATCGATTGTGTCTGGATCTCACTCACTCTGTGTGTCCGTTCTCAATACAGAGAAGGGCATCATGCCGTTGTGATGCCCTTCTCTGACCAGATGATTCTACCCGCGGCAACATCGGGTGTCATGCACAATGGTAGGCACGGGCGGTCTTGAACCGCCGACCTCTTGCGTGTCAAGCAAGCGCTCTCCCCCTGAGCTACGTGCCTAAATCTTCTCCCAGCTTCACAATTACAGGAGCATATCTTCAATCACTTAGGCCCATTCTGTCAAGGGAAAAGGCAAGACCCGAGAACAGCGATGGACTTCGCAACCCCTCGACTCCTTGCGTCATTGCGAGCACCCGCAGGGTGCGCGGCAATCTCAGTACAACAATGCGAGATTGCTTCACTTCGTTCGCAATGACAACTTCCTATCTCTGTTCTTGGGGTAAGATGTGGGGCAGGGTTGGGTAGTGGACAACCACCGATCATTGATCGGGCTGCCGAACGCGCCCGGCGATGGCTGGGGGCAGCCGCAGGAAGTCCTTGGTGTTCCAAGTGTAGAGAGTTTTAGCTTGGGCTTTGAGCGCGCAATAGCCGAGCAGGGCATCATAGATCGCGCCGCTGGCGAGATTCAGCGACGCAGCCTCCTCGACCAACTGGAAGTACTCGCACTCATCAAGGGAGACGAGCGTCAAGTGCTCGCGGACGTCGCTGAGGAAAAGAAGCGCGGTGTCGCCTCCCACCCGCCGCCTCCCAGGCATTCCGGTGAGGGTCGCGTAAACCTCAGCAAGACTGTGCGCCGCGCAGCAGGCGTCCTTTTTGCCGAAGCGCAAGAAGAGGTCGATGCTTGGAGCGTGGTGCTCATGATCGCCGTAAAACGTGGCAACCAGCACGGAAGTATCGAGAAAGACCTTCACCTGAACTTACCGGCGTCGCGGTGGGCGCGCTGTTCCCGGATGCTGCGAAGGGTTTCACGCGTTTCCGCAGCGATGAGGGGCTCGCCGATGCGGAACACCCAGACACCGCGTTCTTTCTGCAAGGGTGGGGCTGTCCGCCGGGGGCACAGCGTTACCCGCTCGCCCTCCACCGTAAGGTCCAGAGTGTCTCCGGAAGCAAGGTGAAGTTCATCACGAAGTGTCTTGGGCAGGACGACGCGGCCCGCCTTGTCGATGGTGACCGTCGCTTTCATGCTACCAATGTATAATGGTTTAACCCATTTGGCAAATAGCATTCCACAAATCCTCCCCCAACCCTCCTTTTCGAAAAAGGGGGGGGGACGGGAGATTTCAGGACGGAGCGGGACACTTTCTAAACGATAATAGCAACAGATCATGAACTACCCCGCAGCAAGCCGCGGGGTATCGTCTTCTGTTCTGGCCCGTCATTCCGTGCTTGACAAGCCTGCCCCGTACTTGATACGGGGGAATCCAGTCGGGCCCTCTGGATACCGGCTTCCGCCGGCATGACGAACTCGCGGCAAGCCGCGGGGTATCGCCCCTCAACGAAATGAACAGGGATATCCACTTGTGACATAAGACAGATACAGCGTGAATGGTTTTCGATGCAGGGGTGGTAAGGGGAAATTGGGGGGGAATGACTATTGCCAAATAACCCTGCACGCCGGACCGCTACGAAAGCTTGATCCCGTACTTCTTCATGAGGCGATGAACCGTTTTCCGGTCCACGCACGCAGCCTTCGCGGCCTGCGAGATATTACCGTCATGCCGCTTGAGGAGCTGGATCAGATAGTCCCGCTCAAACGAACCGGCCCACACCTCTTTTGCCTGCTTGAGCGGCAGTTCGTTTGGCGAGAGCGTCGAGACGACTTCGGCCTTTACTCGGATGTGCTCCGGCAACTCCTGTGGCCGGACCAGCTCATGTTCGGCCAGGACTACCGCTCGCTCCATCACATTCTGCAGCTCACGGACGTTTCCAGGCCAGCGATGCGCCTCTAAGAGCCGCATAGCCTCTGACGTGATGCCCGTGACCTCCTTCCCGCTGCCGGCTGCGTACTTTGTGAGGTAGTGATGCGCGATCAATTGGATATCTCCCGTGCGATCTCGCAGGGGCGGCAGTGGAAGCGAGATCACGTTCAGGCGATAGTAGAGGTCTTCCCGAAAGCTACCAGTAGCAACGGCCTGGGCCAGGTCGTGGTTCGTAGCGGAGATGACGCGTACGTCCACCTCGATGATCCGGTTTGACCCGACCCGTCGTACCTGGCGTTCCTGCAGGACCCTCAGCAGCTTGGCCTGCAAATTCAGACTGATGTCGCCTACCTCGTCCAGAATGATGGTCCCACCGCTTGCGAATTCAAACAACCCGGGACGGGTCGCTTGCGCCCCCGTGAACGCGCCCTTCTCGTGCCCGAACAGCTCACTCTCCAGCAGGTTCTCGGGAAGCGAGACGCAATCAACGGGGATGAAAGGGCCTGCCGCCCGGCGGCTATTGGCATGGAGGCTCCTGGCGATCAGTTCCTTGCCGGTTCCTGTCTCACCGATGATCAGGATATTGGCCTCGCTCTTCGCGACCTTCTTGATGGTCTCAAAGACCTGAAGCATCGACAGACTCCTGCCGATGATGTTGTCAAAGCGATGGGTCTCGGTGAGCCGCTCCAGGAGCCGTCGGTTCTCTTCCCGCAAACGACGCTGGCCCATCGCCCGCTCGACACACACCTTAAGTTGATCAGCCGAGAACGGCTTGGGTAGATAATCGAACGCCCCCTCTTTGATCGCCTCTACGGCGGTCTCGATCGTGGCAAAGGCGGTGATCAGGATCACCGTGGCCTCGGCATCGATGGCCTGGACCGCCTGGAGGACGCCCGGGCCGTCAAGGCCCGGCATCCGAAGGTCGGTGAGGACCAGGTCGGGCCTCTCCCGCTCGTACAGCGTGGCTGCCTTACTGCCATCGGCCTCAGTCACCACCTCGTAGCCAAAGCGGGTGAGAAGCTTGACGCAGTTCTCGATCATGTCCACTTCGTCAACGATCACGAGCACTCGACCTAGCTTCGGCATCCTGTCCTTTCCCTCATCCGCAGACGTCCTCCGCAGGTACTCTCATGATAAAGGTGGTCCCATTCACTGCCTCGCTCTTGACATCCACTTAGACCAGGCGGAGAACAGCTAGCATTCTAATCTCTTCTCAGGAGGCTGGTCAACCTCCATACTGCCCCCAAGAACAGCGATAGACTTCGCAACCACTCGCTTCCTCCCGTCATTGCGAGTACCCGTAGGGTGCGTGGCAATCTCAATGCAACAATGCGAGATTGCTTCACTTCGTTCGCAATGACAACTTTCAATCGCTGTTCTTGGGC comes from the Candidatus Methylomirabilis limnetica genome and includes:
- a CDS encoding PIN domain-containing protein, translated to MKVFLDTSVLVATFYGDHEHHAPSIDLFLRFGKKDACCAAHSLAEVYATLTGMPGRRRVGGDTALLFLSDVREHLTLVSLDECEYFQLVEEAASLNLASGAIYDALLGYCALKAQAKTLYTWNTKDFLRLPPAIAGRVRQPDQ
- a CDS encoding AbrB/MazE/SpoVT family DNA-binding domain-containing protein; the encoded protein is MKATVTIDKAGRVVLPKTLRDELHLASGDTLDLTVEGERVTLCPRRTAPPLQKERGVWVFRIGEPLIAAETRETLRSIREQRAHRDAGKFR
- a CDS encoding sigma-54-dependent transcriptional regulator gives rise to the protein MPKLGRVLVIVDEVDMIENCVKLLTRFGYEVVTEADGSKAATLYERERPDLVLTDLRMPGLDGPGVLQAVQAIDAEATVILITAFATIETAVEAIKEGAFDYLPKPFSADQLKVCVERAMGQRRLREENRRLLERLTETHRFDNIIGRSLSMLQVFETIKKVAKSEANILIIGETGTGKELIARSLHANSRRAAGPFIPVDCVSLPENLLESELFGHEKGAFTGAQATRPGLFEFASGGTIILDEVGDISLNLQAKLLRVLQERQVRRVGSNRIIEVDVRVISATNHDLAQAVATGSFREDLYYRLNVISLPLPPLRDRTGDIQLIAHHYLTKYAAGSGKEVTGITSEAMRLLEAHRWPGNVRELQNVMERAVVLAEHELVRPQELPEHIRVKAEVVSTLSPNELPLKQAKEVWAGSFERDYLIQLLKRHDGNISQAAKAACVDRKTVHRLMKKYGIKLS